The stretch of DNA CAGTATTTTTCTTCCGTGGGATTAATCCAGATGAGATGCGGATAGACATCGACCAACCGTTTTAGCCAGACATGGCCCGCTTCCTCGTTCCAATGCTCAACACTGCCGCCGCGCATGGTGACTTCATAGGGGCTCATGGCGGCGTCGCCGACGATGACCACGCGGTAATCTGACGGGAATTTATGCAGCACATCCCATGTCGGTGTGACCTCTTTCATACGGCGGACATTGTCTTTCCATAGATGCTCATAGATGCAGTTGTGGAAATAGAAATATTCCAGCCGTTTAAATTCCGAACGCGCGGCAGAGAACAACTCTTCGGCTTGTTTCACATAGGCATCCATCGACCCGCCAATATCAAAAAACGTCAGCACTTTGACCGCGTTGCGACGCTCTGGCCGCATCTGAATATCGAGCCAGCCTTGCTTGGCCGTGCCGCGAATTGTGCCGTCAAGATCAAGCTCATCCGCCGCGCCGTCGCGGGCAAATTTACGCAGGCGGCGCAACGCGACTTTGATATTACGCGTGCCAATTTCGCGGTCACCGTCGAGGTTTTTAAACTGGCGTTTATCCCAAACCTTGACCGCTTTGCCGTGTTTACCGGGGCCGCCAATGCGCACACCTTCGGGGTTGTAACCGCCGTGGCCAAAGGGCGATGTACCGCCTGTGCCGATATGCTTGGACCCGCCTTCATGGCGTTCTTTTTGGTTCTCCAGCCGTTCTTTCAGGGCTTCCATGATTTTATCAAAATCACCGAGCGCTTCAATCTCGGCCATTTCTTCGGGCGTGAGGTGTTTTTCCGCCATAGCGCGCAGCCAATCAGCGGGGATTTCGTGCTCGTCCTCTCCAAATATATCAGACAGATAGTCCATGCCGCGAAAAACATGAGCGAAGACCTGATCAAATTTATCGAGGTCACGCTCGTCCTTAATCAGGGCCGTGCGGGACAGATAATAAAAGCCGTCAACACTGTCATGGGCAACGTCTTTATCAAGCCCTTCGAGCAGGGTTAGATATTCCCGAATGGTAACGGGGATTTTGGCGGCGCGAAGCTCTTTGAAAAACGTTTGAAACATAGTGGCTATGTAACCTAAGCGGGCGGGAAAACAAAGTCCCCTTGCTGTGGCAATTTATGTCCGTCATAGGGCTAAGTGCATCACACCATTTGTTTGATAGGCGGCGGCTTGGGTTTGGTGGGGCTTATCTAGACAGCTTATGATTTTATCCTGCCATAATCCGTAAAAAACTGCTAACTATTATCTATGATTGACGTCAGCCATAAACAGGCCATTGCAACGGCCATGGGAATTATATCGGGCCAAGACGGCGTACCAATGCCAGGTGATTATGACCGCGCGGCATCGGCTTTGTCCAGCGCGCAGGTCGTGCCTTTTGCCAAAGCAAAGCTTGCTGCACTGACTGCGATGGGGTGCGGCGTCCCGCGCGATAGAGACCGTGCCTGCGCGCTTTATTTCGACGCGGTGGTTAGCGGCTTTCCTCCTTTGCTGCGCGATATGGCGGTGATTAAT from Fretibacter rubidus encodes:
- a CDS encoding VWA domain-containing protein, which codes for MFQTFFKELRAAKIPVTIREYLTLLEGLDKDVAHDSVDGFYYLSRTALIKDERDLDKFDQVFAHVFRGMDYLSDIFGEDEHEIPADWLRAMAEKHLTPEEMAEIEALGDFDKIMEALKERLENQKERHEGGSKHIGTGGTSPFGHGGYNPEGVRIGGPGKHGKAVKVWDKRQFKNLDGDREIGTRNIKVALRRLRKFARDGAADELDLDGTIRGTAKQGWLDIQMRPERRNAVKVLTFFDIGGSMDAYVKQAEELFSAARSEFKRLEYFYFHNCIYEHLWKDNVRRMKEVTPTWDVLHKFPSDYRVVIVGDAAMSPYEVTMRGGSVEHWNEEAGHVWLKRLVDVYPHLIWINPTEEKYWAYSQSTKIIQEVIGADRMFPMTLSGLEAAMKELAR